The Deltaproteobacteria bacterium genome has a window encoding:
- a CDS encoding type II toxin-antitoxin system HicB family antitoxin, which yields MNFTIEIEQEEDGRWLSEVLELPGVLVYGQTREEAIAHVQALALRVVADRLEHGEAVPLMANIFSVVP from the coding sequence ATGAACTTCACTATTGAGATCGAACAAGAAGAGGACGGACGTTGGCTCAGCGAAGTATTGGAGTTACCAGGGGTCTTGGTGTATGGCCAGACACGCGAAGAAGCGATCGCCCACGTACAAGCCTTAGCGTTGCGCGTTGTTGCAGATCGGTTGGAGCACGGGGAAGCTGTGCCGCTGATGGCCAATATTTTCTCGGTGGTTCCATGA